Proteins from one Chelonia mydas isolate rCheMyd1 chromosome 14, rCheMyd1.pri.v2, whole genome shotgun sequence genomic window:
- the LOC102940550 gene encoding acetylcholinesterase-like: MLGLLPCLLLLSLLGPGSGSDDDGTVVLTTSGPIRGKRLPAGSSSVTAFLGIPYAEPPVGALRFQKPLPHQPWSHVQEATDFGNACHQPLFTGIPEAEVWSPKTPLAEDCLFLNVWVPHPRPNRTAPVLVWIHGGGYISGSASLSVYDGRFLAATENVIVASMNYRLGALGFLSLPPAAPGNAGLWDQRLALRWLRDNAAAFGGDPARVMLFGASAGGSSVGFHLLSAGSRPLFTRAVLQSGAATAPWAWISLKGARERGRRLGQLLGCADGDDTALVGCLLGKEPGEFPKHDNSILRSKEMLMMVFVPTPDGDFLPDTPSRLLRAGQSQPMPILTGFSANEGGYLLKFSPLDFSLENISHIGWEELLQVVRLTVPGVPEEAIQIVARRYLQERQDEARYLWAMDQSTGDHLFVCPIAEVAEQEAEAGSPVYTYYFTHRSPGLSIPEWMGVPHSSEMPYLFGTLTAMWGANYTLTEAETGLSRRVMRYWAEFARSGNPTGSEGSEEQWPLYNSREQNFVRISTEPLQVKGTSPTQHCGFLASVLKEKPSPTAETHRTAEPSRKKEHEEEKEN, encoded by the exons ATGCTGGgactcctcccctgcctgctccttctctccctgctgggCCCCGGCTCTGGCTCCGATGACGACGGCACCGTGGTGCTCACCACCAGCGGCCCCATCCGGGGCAAGCGCCTCCCGGCCGGCTCCAGCTCAGTAACAGCATTCCTAGGCATCCCCTACGCCGAGCCCCCCGTGGGAGCCTTGCGCTTCCAGAAACCACTTCCCCACCAGCCCTGGAGCCATGTCCAGGAAGCCACCGACTTCGGCAATGCCTGCCACCAGCCTCTGTTTACTGGTATCCCTGAGGCTGAGGTCTGGTCACCCAAAACACCGCTGGCTGAGGACTGCCTCTTCCTCAACGTCTGGGTGCCCCATCCCCGGCCCAACCGGACAGCCCCTGTCCTTGTCTGGATCCACGGTGGGGGGTAcatttctggctctgcctctCTCAGCGTCTATGATGGGCGCTTCTTAGCCGCTACCGAGAACGTGATCGTGGCCTCCATGAACTAccggctgggggcgctgggcttcctgtccctgcccccagccgcCCCAGGGAACGCCGGCCTGTGGGACCAGCGCTTGGCACTGCGCTGGCTGCGGGACAACGCGGCCGCCTTCGGTGGGGACCCAGCCCGCGTGATGCTCTTCGGCGCGAGCGCCGGTGGTTCCTCAGTCGGCTTCCACCTCCTCTCCGCAGGGAGCCGGCCCCTCTTCACCCGCGCTGTGCTACAGAGCGGAGCCGCCACCGCACCGTGGGCTTGGATTTCACTTAAGGGGGCCAGGGAGAGAGGCCGGAGGCTGGGCCAGCTGCTGGGCTGCGCCGATGGTGACGACACCGCCCTGGTGGGCTGCCTGCTGGGGAAGGAACCCGGGGAGTTCCCCAAACACGATAACTCCATCTTGCGCAGCAAGGAGATGCTGATGATGGTCTTTGTGCCAACACCAGATGGGGATTTCCTCCCTGATACACCATCAAGGCTGctgagggctgggcagagccagcCTATGCCCATCCTGACCGGGTTCTCCGCCAATGAAGGCGGCTACTTGTTAAAATTCAGTCCTCTTGACTTCAGCCTGGAGAACATCAGCCACATCggctgggaggagctgctgcaggtggtgAGGCTGACAGTGCCAGGGGTCCCAGAAGAGGCCATCCAGATCGTGGCACGGCGGTACCTCCAGGAGAGGCAGGATGAGGCACGATACTTATGGGCCATGGATCAATCCACCGGTGACCACCTCTTTGTGTGCCCGATAGCTGAGGTGGCTGAGCAAGAGGCGGAGGCCGGCAGTCCTGTGTACACCTACTACTTCACCCACCGCAGTCCCGGCTTGTCTATACCGGAGTGGATGGGGGTGCCACACAGCTCCGAGATGCCTTACCTCTTCGGGACCCTGACGGCCATGTGGGGCGCCAACTACACTCTCACGGAGGCCGAGACCGGGCTGAGCCGCAGGGTGATGCGGTACTGGGCAGAGTTTGCCAGGAGCGG GAACCCCACAGGGTCAGAGGGCAGCGAGGAGCAGTGGCCCCTCTACAACTCCAGGGAGCAGAACTTCGTCCGCATCAGCACAGAGCCGCTCCAGGTCAAGGGAACATCGCCCACGCAGCACTGCGGCTTCTTAGCATCGGTGCTCAAAGAGAAGCCAAGCCCCACAG CTGAGACCCACAGAACTGCTGAACCCTCAAGGAAGAAGGAACacgaggaagagaaggagaactGA
- the LOC102940333 gene encoding acetylcholinesterase-like: MLGLLHVVPSLLLLSLLGPSSGSDDDGTVVLTTSGPIRGKRLPAGSGTVTAFLGIPYAEPPVGALRFQKPLPHRPWNHVLQATGFGKACHQPPLTGYPDAEIFFVSMPQSEDCLFLNVWVPHPRPPVPAPVLVWIHGGGFYMGATSVELHSGRFLAATENVIVASMNYRLGALGFLSLPPAAPGNAGLWDQRLALHWLRDNAAAFGGDPAHLMLFGQSAGAASVGFHLLSPGSRPLFTRVAMQSGAPTAPWAWISPAKAKQRGQRLGQLLGCADGDDTALVDCLQGKEPGEFPKHEFSVLQYPDLIGTSFGPTPDGDFLPDTPPRLLQAQHDQPIIPILTGITANEGSYLLRGSVHSFNLENASSIGWHELLKLVRLIAPGAPEKAVQDMAQRYSQEGEEQGEAQYRWAMEQILGDYSVVCPVAEVAGREAEAGNPVYAYYFTHRSSGLSSPEWTGVPHSSDLLFTFGTLASVRGANYTHTEAEVGLSRRVMQYWSEFARSGNPTGAGNSREQWPHYDPTEQNFFRIGMEPPQVKGPSPARHCKFLAWLTRVQPNAKGQRRRSLGLRKRRMRN, translated from the exons ATGCTGGGACTCCTCCATGTggttccctccctgctcctcctctccctcttggGCCCCAGCTCTGGTTCCGATGACGACGGCACTGTGGTGCTCACCACCAGCGGCCCCATCCGGGGCAAGCGCCTCCCGGCCGGTTCTGGCACAGTGACAGCTTTCCTGGGCATCCCCTACGCCGAGCCCCCCGTGGGGGCCTTGCGCTTCCAGAAACCACTACCCCACCGGCCCTGGAACCACGTCCTGCAGGCCACCGGCTTCGGCAAGGCCTGCCACCAGCCTCCGCTTACTGGTTACCCCGATGCCGAAATTTTCTTCGTCAGTATGCCACAGTCCGAGGACTGCCTCTTCCTCAACGTCTGGGTCCCCCATCCCCGGCCTCCTGTGCCGGCCCCCGTCCTTGTCTGGATCCACGGCGGGGGGTTTTATATGGGTGCAACCTCTGTAGAGCTCCACAGTGGCCGCTTCTTAGCCGCCACCGAGAATGTGATCGTGGCCTCCATGAACTAccggctgggggcgctgggcttcctgtccctgcccccggCCGCCCCGGGGAACGCCGGCCTGTGGGACCAGAGACTGGCGCTGCACTGGCTGCGGGACAACGCGGCCGCCTTCGGTGGGGACCCAGCCCACTTGATGCTCTTTGGCCAGAGCGCCGGGGCTGCGTCTGTCGGCTTCCACCTCCTCTCCCCGGGGAGCCGGCCCCTCTTCACTCGTGTCGCAATGCAGAGCGGAGCCCCGACAGCACCGTGGGCTTGGATTTCCCCCGCAAAGGCCAAGCAGAGAGGCCAGAGGCTGGGCCAGCTGCTGGGCTGTGCCGATGGTGACGACACCGCCCTGGTGGACTgcctgcaggggaaggaacccgGGGAGTTCCCCAAACACGAGTTCTCCGTCTTGCAGTACCCGGATCTGATCGGGACGTCCTTTGGGCCAACACCAGATGGGGATTTCCTCCCTGATACACCACCAAGGCTACTCCAGGCCCAGCATGACCAGCCTATAATACCCATCCTGACTGGCATCACTGCCAACGAAGGCTCCTACTTGCTAAGGGGCAGTGTCCACAGCTTCAACCTGGAGAACGCCAGCTCCATCGGGTGGCATGAGCTGCTGAAACTGGTGAGGCTGATAGCGCCAGGGGCACCAGAAAAGGCCGTCCAGGACATGGCTCAGCGGTacagccaggagggggaggagcagggggaggcacAGTACCGATGGGCTATGGAACAAATCCTTGGTGACTATTCCGTTGTGTGCCCGGTAGCCGAGGTGGCTGGGCGAGAGGCGGAGGCTGGCAATCCCGTGTATGCCTACTACTTCACCCACCGCAGCAGCGGTTTGTCTTCACCTGAGTGGACGGGGGTGCCACACAGCTCTGATCTGCTCTTTACGTTTGGGACCCTGGCGTCCGTGAGAGGAGCCAACTACACGCACACGGAGGCTGAGGTGGGGCTGAGCCGCAGGGTGATGCAGTACTGGTCAGAATTCGCCAGGAGCGG GAATCCCACAGGGGCAGGGAACAGCAGGGAGCAGTGGCCCCACTATGACCCCACGGAGCAGAACTTCTTCCGCATTGGCATGGAGCCGCCCCAGGTCAAGGGGCCATCGCCTGCCCGGCACTGCAAGTTCTTGGCGTGGCTGACCAGAGTGCAGCCGAACGCCAAAG GACAACGCCGAAGAAGTCTAGGGCTCAGGAAGCGGCGCATGAGGAACTGA